A region of Tissierellales bacterium DNA encodes the following proteins:
- a CDS encoding DRTGG domain-containing protein, with translation MKMKLNEIQKVLQAEVLTGENHLDIEIESAFGADLMSDVLAFVNQGTLLLTGLANLQVIRTAEMSEIHAIVFVRGKNPTEEMIELAIDNELVLMRTEDIMYVACGKLFQEGLEGVDIQGVVR, from the coding sequence ATGAAGATGAAGCTAAATGAGATACAAAAAGTTCTTCAGGCAGAAGTTTTAACTGGAGAAAATCATTTGGATATTGAAATCGAATCAGCTTTTGGAGCGGACTTGATGAGTGATGTATTGGCGTTTGTCAATCAAGGAACGCTATTGCTTACTGGGCTTGCTAATCTTCAGGTAATAAGGACGGCAGAAATGAGTGAAATACATGCAATAGTATTCGTACGTGGTAAGAATCCTACAGAAGAAATGATAGAGCTCGCAATAGACAATGAATTGGTACTTATGCGAACGGAAGATATAATGTATGTTGCATGTGGTAAATTATTTCAAGAAGGACTAGAGGGTGTTGATATTCAAGGGGTTGTGCGATAA
- the coaE gene encoding dephospho-CoA kinase (Dephospho-CoA kinase (CoaE) performs the final step in coenzyme A biosynthesis.), with product MRQNSRIIGLTGNIASGKSTAVGYLIEKGYPIVDADKISHSVTKFGEEGYIAVVNHFSSNILSADLSIDRDKLGHIVFNNPEELGVLNNILHPIIREKIKSTIEFFLEEYPVVIVDVPLLFEVLEDLNDAGIIFDEIWMIYVDEKEQIKRLMKRDGIAENFAIKKIKSQMSSKEKCEKADYVLDNNGNLETLFQQIDRGLERLDIEVK from the coding sequence ATGAGACAAAATAGTAGAATTATTGGATTAACTGGGAACATTGCGTCAGGAAAATCTACAGCAGTAGGCTATCTAATAGAAAAAGGATATCCAATTGTAGATGCAGATAAGATATCACATAGTGTGACAAAATTTGGAGAAGAAGGTTATATTGCAGTGGTGAATCACTTTAGTAGTAATATCCTCTCGGCAGATTTGAGCATTGACAGAGATAAATTAGGGCATATAGTATTTAATAATCCTGAAGAACTAGGAGTTTTAAATAATATATTGCACCCTATAATTCGAGAAAAGATAAAAAGCACTATAGAATTCTTTCTAGAGGAGTATCCAGTAGTTATAGTAGATGTTCCTCTTCTGTTTGAAGTATTGGAAGATTTGAATGATGCGGGTATAATATTTGATGAAATCTGGATGATTTATGTAGATGAAAAAGAGCAAATAAAGAGGTTAATGAAAAGAGATGGTATAGCAGAAAATTTTGCGATTAAAAAAATAAAGTCGCAGATGAGTAGTAAAGAAAAGTGTGAAAAAGCGGATTATGTTTTAGATAATAATGGAAATTTAGAAACTCTATTTCAGCAAATAGACAGAGGATTAGAACGCTTAGATATTGAGGTGAAATGA
- a CDS encoding ABC transporter substrate-binding protein: MNLRKKLIISTFTMLFIALTGCGMQDVDNLEQKEIKTQNGVEINENSNEILEKTDLRVPISYVKSKNPYMVKDKSLIYFNKLIFQGLCEYNGDFDLENKLAKSVEKSEDGKKITIKLKSNVKWHDGSNLNADDVVFSYNLMRSQYQKSGYKDLFEAVFDTSVSLTSKFRIQKVNNQEIVMIFDKNYVNADYLLTLPIVNRRTTLNGLRNQNSSYSKIMTNDYEFKVNGTGPYKLEEHKVLKEYSIIAFEDYFEGIPQIRNIKGIIVSAKDAFLTSVLSGITDLAVTDELDWGKYVENKRLKLYDYSGTSIDLIFYNYKNSILKSDIGNTIRLAIANAIDREDIVRKSFLSHGVSAHTLRHPKLESEGQSFLYDQYDLSNFDQVMIENGYNLGDDGYYSKGSRVLKFNMIALKDDIRLKEIEIIQKNLKAIGILINVNLYDDMELFQEALVTQKFDMAIATVNMPISDYYDDLVKTRGALNFGGYSNSDIDTRLNELKNLNGQEIKQRTEELLKLITHEQVVTPIAYRDRVILVDDRIGGSIDPNMFDIYEKIITWNIGLE; encoded by the coding sequence ATGAATTTAAGGAAAAAACTCATTATATCGACATTTACAATGCTATTTATAGCATTGACAGGATGCGGTATGCAGGATGTAGATAATTTAGAACAAAAAGAGATTAAAACGCAGAACGGTGTAGAAATAAATGAAAATTCAAATGAAATATTAGAAAAAACTGATCTTAGAGTGCCTATTAGCTATGTGAAAAGTAAAAATCCTTATATGGTAAAAGATAAGAGCTTGATATATTTTAACAAATTAATATTTCAGGGATTGTGTGAATATAATGGCGATTTTGATCTTGAAAATAAATTGGCGAAATCTGTGGAAAAAAGTGAAGATGGTAAAAAAATCACTATAAAACTAAAGAGCAATGTGAAGTGGCATGACGGCAGTAATCTCAATGCAGATGATGTAGTTTTTTCTTATAATTTAATGAGAAGTCAATATCAAAAAAGTGGGTATAAAGATCTATTTGAAGCTGTTTTTGATACATCTGTTAGCTTGACTTCTAAGTTTAGAATTCAAAAAGTAAATAATCAAGAGATTGTAATGATATTTGACAAGAATTATGTCAATGCAGATTATCTATTAACATTGCCAATAGTTAATAGAAGAACAACATTGAACGGACTTAGAAATCAAAATAGTAGTTATAGCAAAATTATGACTAATGATTATGAGTTCAAGGTGAATGGTACAGGTCCTTATAAACTTGAAGAGCATAAAGTTTTAAAAGAGTATTCTATAATTGCATTTGAAGATTATTTTGAAGGGATTCCTCAAATTAGAAATATAAAAGGAATAATTGTGTCTGCTAAAGATGCATTCCTAACGAGTGTACTTTCTGGGATAACAGATTTGGCAGTCACTGATGAGTTAGATTGGGGAAAATATGTAGAGAATAAAAGATTAAAACTATATGATTATTCTGGAACTTCTATAGATTTGATATTTTATAATTATAAAAATAGTATATTAAAGAGCGATATTGGAAATACTATTCGCTTGGCTATTGCAAATGCAATTGACAGGGAAGATATAGTTCGTAAGTCATTTTTATCTCATGGAGTATCAGCACATACACTTAGACATCCTAAATTAGAATCAGAAGGGCAGAGCTTTTTATATGATCAATATGATTTGTCGAATTTTGATCAAGTTATGATTGAAAACGGCTACAATCTAGGAGATGATGGGTACTATTCGAAGGGGAGTAGAGTTCTGAAGTTTAATATGATAGCTTTGAAAGATGATATAAGACTTAAAGAAATAGAAATTATACAAAAAAACCTTAAAGCTATAGGAATATTAATTAATGTAAATTTATATGATGATATGGAGTTATTTCAAGAAGCTTTAGTGACACAAAAATTTGATATGGCAATTGCTACAGTAAATATGCCAATTAGCGATTATTATGATGATTTGGTGAAAACTAGAGGTGCTTTGAATTTTGGAGGATATTCTAATAGTGATATTGATACCAGATTAAATGAATTAAAAAATCTAAATGGTCAAGAAATAAAGCAAAGAACTGAGGAATTACTTAAGCTCATTACTCATGAACAAGTAGTAACGCCTATAGCTTATAGGGATAGGGTTATATTGGTTGATGATAGAATTGGAGGAAGTATTGATCCGAATATGTTTGATATTTATGAGAAAATTATAACTTGGAATATAGGTTTGGAATAA
- a CDS encoding DMT family transporter: MENIKKKAIFIMLLTIFVWGVSFLSIKVVVQVIPPMSQGAVRFLIASAILVVVKKMSGNKQKIERKDYKDLLAVGAIGISLYFYFENSSMLYLPTSIAGILIATIPIFTMISDAIFYKVAIPKIKWIGVVLSIFGVYLIVSNQEIGIGADRSIFLTGLAMMIGAIFSWIVYAMFMKKLSYKYDSLTITCYQSIVGALCFLPFSFGEEILWSRIDFVIILNLIFLSVICSAMAFLGYNFAVAKIGASESSIYLNLMPIVTMVAGVLVFKERLGYMQILGSILVLASIYIVEHGLKVKSKIKANVETKRDVS; the protein is encoded by the coding sequence GTGGAAAATATAAAGAAGAAGGCAATTTTTATTATGCTTTTAACTATTTTTGTATGGGGAGTTTCATTTTTAAGTATTAAAGTGGTGGTTCAAGTTATACCGCCTATGAGTCAAGGTGCGGTCAGGTTTCTAATAGCTAGTGCGATATTGGTCGTAGTAAAGAAGATGAGTGGGAATAAACAAAAAATAGAACGTAAGGACTACAAAGATCTTTTAGCGGTAGGTGCTATTGGAATAAGTTTGTATTTTTATTTTGAAAATTCAAGTATGCTTTATTTGCCAACGTCAATAGCGGGAATATTAATAGCAACTATTCCAATATTCACCATGATATCGGATGCTATATTTTATAAAGTGGCTATTCCAAAGATCAAATGGATAGGTGTAGTATTGTCTATATTTGGAGTATACTTGATAGTTTCAAATCAAGAAATAGGAATTGGTGCGGATCGTAGTATATTTTTGACAGGATTAGCAATGATGATTGGTGCAATTTTTTCTTGGATTGTATATGCAATGTTTATGAAAAAACTTAGTTACAAGTACGACTCACTTACCATAACTTGTTACCAGTCGATAGTTGGAGCTCTTTGTTTTTTGCCATTTTCATTTGGAGAAGAAATTTTGTGGTCTCGAATAGATTTTGTAATAATATTGAATCTAATTTTTTTGAGTGTAATTTGTAGTGCAATGGCTTTTTTGGGCTATAATTTTGCAGTTGCTAAAATAGGAGCGAGCGAATCATCTATATACCTAAATTTGATGCCTATAGTTACAATGGTTGCAGGAGTATTGGTTTTTAAAGAAAGACTTGGCTACATGCAAATACTCGGCAGTATATTGGTATTAGCTTCGATTTATATTGTGGAACACGGATTAAAAGTTAAATCAAAAATTAAAGCCAATGTAGAAACTAAGCGCGATGTTTCTTGA
- a CDS encoding 4Fe-4S dicluster domain-containing protein, whose protein sequence is MSQYFHSVVLDEKLCMGCTNCMQRCPMEAIRVKDRKAIIDKERCIDCGECIRVCPYHAQKSVTDNIDIIKDFKYKVALVPITIYGQFEDNTKMDRVFEAIKNMGFDYVYDEAVFADLASIMVKDELRNKKIDGPLISSHCPAVIRLIQARFPELIENLVTVESTVEIGGRMIRRELKEELNCEDSDIGIVYISPCTARVTSVKRPLGIWYSALDGAVSFKDIYGDLVRNLKVINESSSYRKGNLEGVRWAFLGGQSESINSHKYVAVDGIFNVIDVLEAVEMGKLDSVEYIEASACVGGCVGGALNIENPYIAIGRLKHLEVINHGNLKYDEEQVLRMLRSGFMHWDKEIVPIEIMPLDDNLVKAMQKIEELDKIVKMLPGLDCGSCGAPSCRAFAEDIVRGFAKIEDCKFR, encoded by the coding sequence ATGAGTCAGTATTTTCATTCAGTTGTGTTAGACGAAAAATTATGTATGGGATGCACTAATTGTATGCAACGATGCCCGATGGAAGCAATAAGAGTTAAGGATAGAAAAGCTATAATAGATAAAGAAAGATGTATTGATTGCGGAGAATGCATACGTGTGTGCCCATATCATGCTCAAAAATCAGTTACAGATAATATAGATATTATAAAAGATTTTAAATACAAGGTAGCTTTAGTACCTATAACGATTTATGGTCAATTTGAAGACAATACGAAAATGGATAGAGTTTTCGAGGCAATAAAGAATATGGGATTTGATTATGTTTATGATGAAGCAGTATTTGCTGATTTAGCTAGCATAATGGTCAAAGATGAACTTAGAAATAAAAAAATTGATGGACCGCTTATATCATCTCATTGTCCAGCGGTTATTAGACTTATTCAAGCGAGATTTCCAGAACTGATAGAAAACTTAGTTACGGTAGAATCGACAGTTGAAATTGGCGGTAGAATGATTAGAAGAGAACTAAAAGAAGAATTGAATTGTGAAGATTCAGATATAGGCATAGTGTATATTTCTCCATGTACAGCTAGAGTTACCAGTGTAAAAAGGCCACTTGGAATTTGGTATTCGGCACTTGATGGAGCAGTTTCATTTAAGGACATATATGGAGATCTTGTTAGAAATTTAAAAGTTATAAATGAAAGTAGTTCTTATAGAAAAGGAAACCTAGAGGGAGTCAGATGGGCGTTCTTAGGTGGACAAAGTGAATCAATCAATAGTCATAAATATGTAGCGGTAGATGGAATATTCAATGTTATAGATGTGTTGGAAGCTGTAGAAATGGGTAAACTAGATAGTGTTGAATATATAGAGGCATCAGCTTGTGTTGGTGGATGTGTAGGAGGGGCTCTAAATATAGAGAATCCTTATATTGCTATTGGGCGATTGAAACATTTAGAGGTTATAAATCATGGAAATTTGAAATATGATGAGGAGCAAGTTTTAAGGATGCTTAGATCAGGGTTTATGCATTGGGATAAAGAAATAGTTCCAATTGAAATAATGCCATTAGATGATAATCTAGTGAAGGCTATGCAAAAGATTGAAGAGCTTGACAAGATAGTGAAGATGCTACCAGGTTTAGACTGTGGTTCTTGTGGTGCACCAAGCTGTAGAGCGTTTGCAGAAGACATAGTGAGAGGGTTTGCCAAGATAGAAGATTGTAAATTTAGATAG
- a CDS encoding PHP domain-containing protein: protein MKVYYDLHIHSVLSPCADDDMTPNNIVNMAWLKGLDIIAVTDHNQSGNLEAIQELAKEKDILLIPGMEVESREGVHLLCYFKSFENAFIMAQEMYSSLPDLPCTEFFGKQQLMDEEDKVIGNLDKLLISSTKFSIDEIYTIVKKLDGIMGYAHIYRKSNGILNVLGFLPESPKVSFIEINSKTEDDSTYKRKMRIISNSDAHRLVDMNEAINCMNIDDKTIKSVFKWLGGF, encoded by the coding sequence ATGAAAGTTTATTATGATCTACACATACATTCTGTTTTATCACCTTGTGCAGATGATGATATGACACCTAATAATATAGTTAATATGGCATGGCTTAAAGGATTGGATATAATAGCAGTTACAGATCATAACCAAAGCGGAAATTTAGAAGCGATTCAAGAGCTTGCAAAAGAAAAAGATATATTGCTAATTCCAGGAATGGAGGTAGAATCAAGGGAAGGTGTGCACTTGCTATGCTATTTTAAAAGTTTTGAAAATGCTTTTATTATGGCACAAGAAATGTATTCATCATTACCTGATTTGCCATGCACAGAGTTCTTTGGAAAACAGCAATTGATGGATGAAGAGGATAAAGTGATTGGAAATTTAGACAAATTACTTATTTCAAGCACTAAATTTAGTATAGATGAGATATATACTATAGTAAAAAAATTAGATGGGATAATGGGATATGCTCACATTTATAGAAAATCAAATGGGATACTAAATGTATTAGGTTTTTTGCCTGAAAGTCCTAAGGTTTCATTTATAGAAATAAATTCAAAAACTGAAGATGATAGCACTTATAAACGAAAAATGCGTATAATTTCTAATTCTGATGCTCATAGATTAGTTGATATGAATGAAGCTATTAATTGTATGAATATAGATGACAAGACTATAAAATCAGTATTTAAATGGCTTGGAGGTTTTTAA
- a CDS encoding serine kinase, producing the protein MKLESIMKLGNIKEVTDNAISKDIDLRGVYIGDLLSVVMGKAKEGQLWLTIQTHLNIIAVASLLEVAAIIVVEGMKVEEATISKANEVGIPIFESDMSAYELAKVLAEEGV; encoded by the coding sequence ATGAAATTAGAATCTATTATGAAACTAGGTAATATAAAAGAAGTTACGGACAACGCAATTTCAAAGGATATTGATTTAAGAGGGGTTTATATTGGAGATTTGTTAAGCGTAGTGATGGGAAAAGCTAAAGAAGGTCAATTATGGCTTACTATACAAACTCATTTAAATATAATAGCTGTAGCATCGTTGTTAGAAGTTGCAGCAATAATAGTTGTAGAAGGGATGAAAGTAGAAGAAGCGACGATAAGTAAGGCAAATGAAGTTGGAATTCCTATATTTGAAAGTGATATGTCTGCATATGAACTGGCGAAGGTACTAGCTGAAGAAGGTGTCTAG
- a CDS encoding ATP-binding protein has protein sequence MVKSGDAMKFSYEIEANNFDTAGEVSSKLKRVLKQLGLNSKVIRRIAVAAYEAEINVIIHSDGGFMEASISQDEVNISFVDKGPGIKDIPLAMTEGFSTASDQVRELGFGAGMGLPNIRRCTDDMELKSSEEGTVLKMLFKL, from the coding sequence ATGGTTAAAAGCGGTGATGCTATGAAATTTTCGTATGAAATAGAGGCAAATAATTTTGATACAGCGGGAGAAGTTTCAAGCAAATTGAAAAGAGTACTAAAACAGCTAGGACTAAATAGTAAAGTGATAAGACGAATTGCAGTGGCTGCTTATGAGGCAGAAATAAATGTTATAATTCATTCGGATGGCGGCTTTATGGAAGCATCTATTAGTCAAGATGAAGTAAATATATCATTTGTTGATAAAGGGCCAGGCATAAAAGATATTCCTTTGGCAATGACAGAAGGGTTTTCAACAGCTTCAGATCAGGTCAGAGAATTGGGATTTGGAGCAGGTATGGGGTTACCAAATATCAGGCGATGCACTGATGATATGGAATTGAAGTCTAGTGAAGAGGGAACGGTTTTAAAAATGTTATTCAAATTATGA
- a CDS encoding ATP-binding protein, translating to MKELSLHILDIVENSFKAKANLVKIIWKENIAENKIELIVEDDGTGMSEELLERATNPFFTTRTTRKVGLGLSLLKATAERCGGCFCISSELGKGTKLEVWFERNNIDLPPLGDFVNTIVSLAGNQYNCDVLLKRSINENFYELDTRDIKRVLECEDLSEVDILMWIKEYLKEKEDKLLDC from the coding sequence ATGAAAGAATTATCTCTTCACATACTTGATATAGTAGAAAATTCGTTTAAAGCAAAAGCGAATTTAGTTAAAATTATTTGGAAAGAAAATATAGCTGAAAATAAAATAGAACTTATAGTTGAGGATGATGGAACGGGTATGAGTGAAGAACTTTTAGAACGTGCAACAAATCCTTTTTTTACAACTAGAACAACTAGGAAAGTAGGGCTGGGGTTATCATTATTAAAAGCGACTGCTGAGAGGTGCGGAGGATGCTTTTGTATAAGCTCAGAATTGGGAAAAGGAACAAAATTAGAAGTCTGGTTTGAGCGTAACAATATAGATCTACCACCACTTGGTGATTTTGTGAATACTATAGTTAGTTTGGCTGGCAATCAATATAATTGCGATGTGTTACTGAAAAGGAGTATAAATGAAAATTTTTATGAATTAGATACTAGAGACATAAAAAGAGTGTTAGAATGCGAAGATTTAAGTGAAGTAGATATATTAATGTGGATTAAGGAATACTTGAAAGAAAAAGAAGATAAATTACTAGATTGTTAG